One part of the Marmota flaviventris isolate mMarFla1 chromosome 4, mMarFla1.hap1, whole genome shotgun sequence genome encodes these proteins:
- the Mtif3 gene encoding translation initiation factor IF-3, mitochondrial isoform X1, with protein sequence MIAARLIQTSGERLGLERMAALLKRLMLQTLRTENNCIGRCFDKHIVQKTVPARLSLVASAPRLPYLIHAKRFSTVEDSQDERKTKKKNDTTFSNIGRKIGERIIRVLDEKGNDLGNMHRADAIRLMEERDLRLVRRNVSTEPPEYQLMTGTQIHQERLRLRDMEKAKLKAGPAVTKELTFSSNIEQHDLDTKSKQIQQWIEKKYQVQITIKKGKNADEQENKMEEILNQIVQTMPGIATFLSKPQPVKGGKGLMCVLRHLTKKEEKAHGDLQEAQKRDIVNKENGNDKESNVLHQ encoded by the exons GATGGCTGCTCTTCTGAAGAGGTTAATGCTACAAACCTTAAGGACTGAAAATAATTGCATTGGAAGGTGTTTTGATAAACACATTGTACAAAAGACAGTCCCAGCACGGTTGTCCCTGGTTGCTTCTGCCCCAAGACTGCCCTACCTAATTCATGCAAAAAGATTTAGTACAGTTGAGGACAGCCAGGATGAGAGGAAAacgaaaaaaaagaatgatacgACTTTCAGTAATATTGGAAGGAAAATTGGTGAGCGAATTATTCGTGTCCTTGATGAGAAGGGCAATGATTTGGGAAACATGCACCGAGCAGATGCGATTAGACTCATGGAAGAGCGAGACCTGAGGCTGGTGAGGAGGAACGTCAGCACAGAGCCCCCGGAATACCAGCTCATGACAGGAACACAGATTCACCAGGAACGGCTACGGCTCAGAGACATGGAAAAGGCCAAACTAAAAGCTG GACCAGCTGTGACAAAGGAACtaactttttcttcaaatattgaaCAACATGATTTGGACACAAAGAGTAAACAGATTCAGCAATGGATTGAGAAAAAATACCAAGTTCAAATTACTataaagaaggggaaaaatgCAGATGAGCAAGAAAATAAGATG GAGGAGATACTTAATCAAATAGTTCAGACTATGCCTGGAATAGCTACCTTCTTATCCAAGCCACAACCTGTTAAAGGAGGAAAAGGCTTAATGTGTGTTCTTCGTCATCTGaccaagaaagaagagaaggcacATGGAGACTTGCAAGAGGCCCAGAAAAGAGACATTGtgaacaaagaaaatggaaatgacaaGGAATCAAATGTTCTGCATCAgtga
- the Mtif3 gene encoding translation initiation factor IF-3, mitochondrial isoform X2 translates to MAALLKRLMLQTLRTENNCIGRCFDKHIVQKTVPARLSLVASAPRLPYLIHAKRFSTVEDSQDERKTKKKNDTTFSNIGRKIGERIIRVLDEKGNDLGNMHRADAIRLMEERDLRLVRRNVSTEPPEYQLMTGTQIHQERLRLRDMEKAKLKAGPAVTKELTFSSNIEQHDLDTKSKQIQQWIEKKYQVQITIKKGKNADEQENKMEEILNQIVQTMPGIATFLSKPQPVKGGKGLMCVLRHLTKKEEKAHGDLQEAQKRDIVNKENGNDKESNVLHQ, encoded by the exons ATGGCTGCTCTTCTGAAGAGGTTAATGCTACAAACCTTAAGGACTGAAAATAATTGCATTGGAAGGTGTTTTGATAAACACATTGTACAAAAGACAGTCCCAGCACGGTTGTCCCTGGTTGCTTCTGCCCCAAGACTGCCCTACCTAATTCATGCAAAAAGATTTAGTACAGTTGAGGACAGCCAGGATGAGAGGAAAacgaaaaaaaagaatgatacgACTTTCAGTAATATTGGAAGGAAAATTGGTGAGCGAATTATTCGTGTCCTTGATGAGAAGGGCAATGATTTGGGAAACATGCACCGAGCAGATGCGATTAGACTCATGGAAGAGCGAGACCTGAGGCTGGTGAGGAGGAACGTCAGCACAGAGCCCCCGGAATACCAGCTCATGACAGGAACACAGATTCACCAGGAACGGCTACGGCTCAGAGACATGGAAAAGGCCAAACTAAAAGCTG GACCAGCTGTGACAAAGGAACtaactttttcttcaaatattgaaCAACATGATTTGGACACAAAGAGTAAACAGATTCAGCAATGGATTGAGAAAAAATACCAAGTTCAAATTACTataaagaaggggaaaaatgCAGATGAGCAAGAAAATAAGATG GAGGAGATACTTAATCAAATAGTTCAGACTATGCCTGGAATAGCTACCTTCTTATCCAAGCCACAACCTGTTAAAGGAGGAAAAGGCTTAATGTGTGTTCTTCGTCATCTGaccaagaaagaagagaaggcacATGGAGACTTGCAAGAGGCCCAGAAAAGAGACATTGtgaacaaagaaaatggaaatgacaaGGAATCAAATGTTCTGCATCAgtga